In the genome of Amphiura filiformis chromosome 4, Afil_fr2py, whole genome shotgun sequence, one region contains:
- the LOC140150677 gene encoding uncharacterized protein: MRSRLLFQHLQGRTYQVQLESNYANSFQPYRCIYCRQFYSNWTYYVEHVIRHRVKLNRCRYRAHTIHERICKVKPCQCKYCNKIFSCPSSQNGHERIHTKEQPYQCKYCEMSFSQANNKTRHERIHTKEKPYQCNYCKKSFSQSGHKTGHERIHTKEKPYQCKYCEKTFSDVGNKTRHERIHTNEKSYQCKYCEKSFSDAGNKTKHERIHTKEKPYQCKYCEKSFSDSGSKTGHERRIHSSDKPYQCKYCEKTFSQAGDKTRHERIHTKEKPYQCEYCGKSFSNVGNKTKHERRIHTKEKPDQCKYSKNSSKTVHEWIHTKEKLYQCRYCEKTFSQSGNKTVHERRIHTNEKLYQCKYCEMSFAVSGCKNVHERIHTKEKPYQCKYCEKSFSDVGNKTRHERIHTKEKPYQCKYCEKSFSNSGNKTVHERIHTKEKPYQCKYCEKTFSDVGNKTKHERIHNSQNDC, encoded by the coding sequence ATGAGGAGTAGACTCCTATTTCAGCATTTACAGGGCAGGACATATCAGGTACAGCTTGAGTCAAATTATGCAAACAGTTTTCAACCATACAGATGTATCTACTGCAGACAGTTTTACAGTAATTGGACATATTATGTGGAACATGTGATAAGACATAGAGTAAAATTAAACAGGTGCAGGTACAGAGCACACACTATACATGAAAGGATTTGTAAAGTGAAACCatgccaatgtaaatattgcaacaagattTTCTCCTGCCCAAGTTCACAGAATGGGCACGAAAGGATTCACACTAAAGAGcagccataccaatgtaaatattgtgaaatgagtttctcacaggcaaataataagactagacatgaaaggattcataccaaagagaagccataccaatgtaaTTATTGTAAAAAGAGTTTCTCACAGTCGGGTCACAAGACTggccatgaaaggattcacaccaaagagaaaccataccaatgtaaatattgtgaaaagactttctcagatGTAGGTAACAAGACTCGACATGAGAGGATTCATACCAATGAGAaatcataccaatgtaaatattgtgaaaagagtttctcggATGCTGGTAacaagactaaacatgaaaggattcacaccaaagagaaaccataccaatgtaaatattgtgaaaagagtttctcagatTCAGGTAGTAAGACTGGCCATGAAAGGAGGATTCATAGCAGCgacaaaccataccaatgtaaatattgtgaaaagactttttcACAGGCTGGagacaagactagacatgaaaggattcacaccaaagagaaaccttatcaatgtgaatattgtgGAAAGAGTTTCTCAAACGTAGGTAacaagactaaacatgaaaggaggattcacaccaaagagaaacctgaTCAATGTAAATATAGTAAAAACAGTTCTAAAACTGTACATGAatggattcacaccaaagagaaactataccaatgtagatattgtgaaaagactttctcacagtCAGGaaacaagactgtacatgaaaggaggATTCATACCAACGAGAAATTATACcagtgtaaatattgtgaaatgaGTTTTGCAGTTTCAGGTTGCAAGaatgtacatgaaaggattcataccaaagagaaaccataccaatgtaaatattgtgaaaagagtttctcagatGTAGGtaacaagactagacatgaaaggattcacaccaaagagaaaccataccaatgtaaatattgtgaaaagagtttctcaaatTCAGGtaacaagactgtacatgaaaggattcacaccaaagagaaaccataccaatgtaaatattgtgaaaagactttctcagatGTAGGTAACAAGACTAAACACGAAAGGATTCACAATTCACAAAATGATTGCTAG